In Pseudomonas sp. MYb327, one DNA window encodes the following:
- a CDS encoding ABC transporter substrate-binding protein has product MKNALIPGLFALSLLILFSASLSAYALPLNPSESAGKRLYREGVSASGDPVMARIGATGMLMPATSLPCANCHGADGSGRPEGGVRPPDLNWSRLSSTYGQQQINGRAYPAYTEGTLARAIQEGRDPANNRLDPAMPRFVLSSKDQHNLTAYLKRLADDRDPGLSADSLHLGTLLPSTGSLRDEGATVAAVLKGCVTRINEAGGIHGRQLRLTILDPGPDRVSAERALDQLIDQEQVFALVAPLAPALDSELAPRLEQAGVPLIGPLSLQGSAQVSRQIFEPLPGLREQMIALANYAATSLRVLQGPTLIAYPNEPGQRQAAEKLAQYLQDNSWQKVRLQAYESAKDELPLGSRSVFYMGSSGGFSHLAERLQTAGQVPYLFAASNQVAGDLLQVPSGFSRRVFLAYPFVPSDWTLAGRLALTQLRQRQKLGGEHAVLQVGAFSSMMLLSEGMKQAGRDASREKLVSALEGLHDFDTGLTPLISFGPGRRLGLSGAHVVTVDLPDQRFYLVAPYKPVAAMP; this is encoded by the coding sequence ATGAAAAACGCCCTCATCCCCGGACTGTTCGCGCTCAGTCTGTTGATTCTCTTCAGTGCCAGCCTGAGCGCCTACGCGTTGCCGCTCAATCCCAGTGAAAGCGCCGGCAAACGGTTGTACCGCGAGGGCGTGTCGGCGAGCGGTGACCCGGTCATGGCCCGAATCGGCGCGACCGGCATGTTGATGCCGGCCACCAGCCTGCCGTGCGCGAACTGCCATGGTGCCGATGGTTCAGGGCGACCTGAAGGCGGGGTGCGGCCGCCGGACTTGAACTGGTCGCGGCTCTCCAGCACGTACGGTCAGCAGCAAATCAATGGCCGTGCTTACCCGGCCTACACCGAGGGTACGCTGGCGCGGGCGATCCAGGAGGGACGCGACCCGGCGAACAATCGCCTGGACCCGGCGATGCCCCGATTCGTGCTGTCGAGCAAGGATCAACACAACCTCACGGCGTACCTCAAGCGCCTGGCCGATGACCGCGATCCGGGCCTGAGCGCCGACAGCCTGCACCTGGGAACGCTGTTGCCGAGCACGGGCTCGTTGCGCGACGAGGGCGCCACCGTGGCGGCGGTGCTCAAGGGTTGCGTGACGCGCATCAATGAAGCGGGCGGAATCCACGGCCGGCAGTTGCGCCTGACCATCCTCGACCCCGGTCCGGACCGCGTCAGCGCCGAGCGGGCGCTGGATCAGCTGATTGATCAGGAGCAAGTGTTCGCCCTGGTCGCACCGCTGGCGCCGGCGCTCGATTCGGAACTGGCGCCGCGCCTGGAACAGGCCGGCGTGCCGTTGATCGGGCCGCTGTCGTTGCAAGGCTCGGCCCAGGTAAGTCGGCAGATCTTCGAACCGCTGCCGGGCCTGCGCGAGCAAATGATTGCCCTGGCCAATTACGCCGCGACCAGTTTGCGCGTGCTGCAAGGGCCGACGCTGATCGCCTACCCGAATGAACCGGGGCAACGGCAGGCGGCTGAAAAACTTGCGCAATACCTGCAAGACAATTCCTGGCAGAAAGTACGCCTGCAAGCCTACGAATCGGCGAAGGACGAACTGCCATTGGGTTCGCGCTCGGTGTTCTACATGGGCAGCAGCGGCGGCTTCAGTCATCTCGCCGAACGCTTGCAGACGGCGGGGCAGGTGCCGTACCTGTTCGCCGCTTCGAATCAAGTGGCGGGTGATCTGCTGCAAGTGCCCAGCGGGTTTTCGAGGCGGGTGTTCCTGGCTTATCCGTTTGTGCCCAGCGACTGGACGCTGGCCGGGCGCCTGGCGCTGACCCAGCTGCGCCAGCGGCAGAAACTCGGTGGTGAGCACGCGGTCCTGCAAGTCGGCGCCTTCAGTTCAATGATGCTGCTCAGCGAAGGCATGAAGCAGGCCGGGCGCGACGCCAGCCGCGAAAAACTGGTCAGCGCCCTCGAAGGCCTGCATGACTTCGATACCGGGCTGACCCCGCTGATCAGTTTCGGGCCGGGCCGGCGCCTGGGCCTGAGTGGCGCCCATGTGGTCACGGTGGATTTGCCCGACCAGCGCTTCTATCTGGTTGCCCCTTACAAACCCGTTGCCGCCATGCCCTGA
- a CDS encoding SCO family protein: MRLLDWITLSFCFCIFSAVAFAHEGHEEPAPAVAANAAAQPASGTRDAKTWFTDTPLQDQNGNTLRFYSDALQNRVVLLNVIFTSCNDACPLITQKLKEVRAVLGDKADGITFISLTSDPLRDTPAVLKAYTLKQGVDEPHWLFLTGDKAQMDLVLGRIGQIVPTPEQHSTQLIVGDVANKRWSKIRPDAPAAAIAQRLQLLTMPVVGR, translated from the coding sequence ATGAGACTCCTCGACTGGATCACCCTGAGCTTTTGCTTTTGCATTTTCAGTGCGGTGGCGTTCGCCCATGAAGGCCACGAAGAACCGGCGCCTGCGGTGGCGGCAAATGCTGCGGCGCAACCCGCCAGCGGCACCCGCGATGCGAAAACCTGGTTCACCGACACGCCGTTGCAGGATCAGAACGGCAACACCCTGCGGTTCTACAGCGACGCGCTGCAGAACCGTGTGGTGCTGCTCAATGTGATTTTCACCAGTTGCAACGACGCCTGCCCGTTGATCACCCAAAAGCTCAAGGAAGTGCGCGCAGTGTTGGGCGACAAGGCGGATGGCATCACCTTTATTTCCCTTACCAGTGATCCGCTGCGGGACACCCCGGCGGTGCTCAAGGCTTACACCTTGAAACAGGGCGTCGATGAGCCCCACTGGCTTTTTCTTACCGGCGACAAGGCGCAGATGGACCTGGTCCTGGGCCGGATCGGCCAGATCGTGCCGACGCCTGAGCAACATTCCACGCAGTTGATCGTCGGCGACGTGGCGAACAAACGCTGGAGCAAAATCCGTCCCGATGCCCCGGCCGCGGCCATTGCTCAGCGCTTGCAGTTGCTGACAATGCCCGTGGTCGGTCGTTGA
- a CDS encoding SCO family protein, whose product MNRFAHHGLLTLCLLAVGVDQALAHSADEHAGHNAAAKSASSEKAQVKFADVALVDQNGKTVRLEKDLVSNKIVVMSFIYTSCTTVCPVVSSIMGKVQKQLGARVGTEVQLVSISIDPQRDDAKRLNDYARAFQNGPGWSWLTGSTQSVNETLKGLGSFSGDFKNHAPLILVGDGNNRHWTRYYGFTDPAVLSREVEKLSGERNTHAKHTAIAMEHQP is encoded by the coding sequence ATGAACCGATTCGCACATCATGGACTGCTGACGCTCTGCCTGTTGGCCGTCGGCGTCGACCAGGCCCTGGCCCACTCAGCGGACGAGCATGCCGGGCATAACGCCGCAGCCAAAAGCGCCAGCTCGGAGAAAGCCCAGGTCAAATTCGCCGACGTGGCACTGGTGGACCAGAACGGCAAAACCGTGCGCCTGGAAAAAGACCTGGTCAGCAACAAGATCGTAGTCATGAGTTTCATCTACACCAGCTGCACCACGGTCTGCCCGGTGGTGTCATCGATCATGGGCAAGGTGCAGAAACAGCTGGGCGCACGGGTTGGCACCGAGGTGCAACTGGTGTCGATCAGCATTGACCCGCAGCGTGACGACGCCAAACGCCTGAACGATTACGCCCGCGCGTTCCAGAACGGCCCGGGCTGGAGCTGGCTGACCGGTTCCACCCAGTCGGTCAACGAAACCCTCAAGGGGCTCGGCAGTTTCAGTGGCGACTTCAAGAACCACGCGCCGCTGATTCTGGTGGGCGATGGCAACAACCGTCACTGGACCCGCTACTACGGTTTCACCGACCCGGCGGTGCTGAGCCGTGAAGTCGAGAAGCTCAGCGGTGAGCGCAACACCCATGCCAAGCACACAGCCATCGCCATGGAGCATCAGCCATGA